TTCTTTGTTTAAGAATTTTTTGAGTTTTCCTCCTTTAACATTATTTACATCAAATTCGGTTATGAATGCGTCTTCATCAATTTGTTCAATAATTCGGCTAATTCTACGAGCATTAATTCTATTCACAACTACGTGAATAATTTGATTGTTTTCTATTACACCTGACTTTCCATAACCTTTTACACCTTGATAAACAGTTATTCCTAAACCAATATTTTTTAAAAATTCATGTTCAATTAACTCACTTTTTTTAGAAACAATCATTAATCCAACATAGTTCTCAAATCCTTGAATGGTAAAATCTATAGCTTTACTTGTAATAAAATAAGTAAGTACAGAATACATTGCTATTTCTGGTGTGAGTAAGATTGCTGTAATTGCGAAAAGCACAATATTAAATAGAAGAATAACTTGCCCGATTGAAAGTCCGATTTTTTCATTGATATAAAGTCCTAACAATTCAGATGCATCTAGCACAGCACCAGCTCGTATTGCCAGTCCAATTCCTACACCTAAAAAAACACCTCCAAAAGTGGCTATGATTAATTTATCATCAGTAATCGTGCTGAAATTTTCAAAATGGATTGCTAATGATAAACAAATGATACAAATAATTGATTTTAACAAGATTCTCTTGGTAATTGTAAAGTATCCTAAAATGAAAAAAGGTATCGATACTATTGGGAGAAGTATTGAAATATCTATATGAAATAATTCACTCAGTAAAATAGCAATTCCTGTAACTCCTCCATCTAGAAAACCGTTAGGTAATAAAAAAGCTTTTAGTCCTATACTAGCAATAATAATTGCAAATCCAATTTGAATAAAATCTATAATGACGTGTTTGGTAATATTTTTATCCATTTTTAGCGTTGTATAACTGCCAGTGTTTTAAGATGAAAAACATAGAGAAGCGTAAGTATGTTTTAAATTAACTTGTAACCAAATATAGACGTTTTAAATATAATTAGAGATCAATTATTTTTAATTTCTGTTACTCTACTTTTCATAAACGTGTTGTAATTAGTATAACTTTTGTTTAATAGAATTGCTTTCTCGTAATTCAGTACAGCATTTGATTTTTCATTTAGATTCTCATAACTTTCAGCCATTCCGGCATAAGAAACCCACCATTCAGGATAAATTTTAGAATTAATTTTAAAAGCTTCCATTGCATTAATAAAATCATTATTGTTTAAAGCAATATTTCCAGAAGTATTAACAGCCATTTTCAAATTAAAAAAATTTAGTTTAGCATTTTCTGTTTTTAGCTTTTTAAATGTATCGAGAGCTTGTTTGTACTTTTTGTTGCCGATAAGTTCTACTACATTTTCTTCTAAAGCATAATTTTTACTTTTTAGTTCTGGTATTGTAATTCTAGCTAAATCATTAATTATAATATCATATGCAGGAATTTTGTAACCATTAGTTAGCAAAATTATAGTTGTATTTTGATTCGGAAATTTCCTAATAGCAGAAACATTACCTCCAGAAAAACCATAAGAAGGAATATCATTTACATGAGTAATACTCCAACCTGATAGAAAATTATCTGTTCCGTTTGTAAAGTTGAAAGGTGACCACATGAGAGATTTGGTGTTAGGCTTCAATAGTTTATTAGCATCTAATTGAAGATTCCATGTAACGATGTTCTCTAATGTTATATTAATACCATTCGCGGCATGAGCTCTTTTACCATTTATAAATGTTGGTATTTCGAATTTTTTCTTTTTACGGTTGTAAGAATATACAGGAACTTTATTAGGGAAAACTTCACTAGTGTTAGAGGAGAAAATTAAACTGTTAGCGTTAGAGTTGAATTGATTTTTAATCACAAAATCCTCGTAGGTCTTGTCTGTAATTTTTTCTATTATTTGAGCTAGCAACCAAAAATTGGTTTGATTATACCTATATTCATTTCCCTTTGCAAATTCCATTTCATCTTCAGCTAATCTTTTAATCATCTCTTCGTTAGATAAATCACTGCTATATTTCACATAGTCAGGTATACCTGATGAATGGCTTAATAAATGTTTAATTTGTATTGAATTCCATTGTTCAGGTAAATTTTTAAGGTATTTTGAGATGGTATCGTTAAGGTTCAATTTTTCTTGTTCAATAAGTTGAAAAATTGCAACACTTGTAATAAGCTTAGTAGTAGAGTATAATGGAAATATTGAGCTAGATTTTATTGGTTCTTTTTTTTCAATAGTAGAGCTTCCAAAATAATTTTTATATAGCGTTTTGTTATCTTGAATGATGGCTACAGCTAATCCAGGAATTTCATGATTCTCGATAGTTTGTTTCATGTAATTCTCTATTTCTTTGGTTATAAGAGTATTATTTTTCTGTGTTTCATTTTTACAAGATGAAAATGAAATTGATATCAGTAAGATTAAAAAAAAATATTTTTTTGAGATTTTATAAAACGTTTTTGTTTTAGTCATTGTGGTTTTTTTAATTATAATTATTGCTTTTATACGTCTTAATTATACCTTTATGTTATAAATAGCATTTATTCAATCAAAAATTTACTTGTATAATTTATAACAAAGTCTTTGATGAAAGATTGAATAAACTTTTTACCTCCATTATAGTCACTTTTCTTTAGTTCAGCGTATAACTTTTTATACTCTTCCGTTTTTTTGAACTCTTTAAATTGACGTTTTTTAAATTTTATAAATTCCTTATAATTATAATTTCGAGCTTCATTAAATATTCCATTTTCAATTTCAATTAACCAATACTTATTGTAGGTAGACGAGTAACCTTGGTGGACATATTTAACCAACTCTCCATACGGTAAAATCAAAATTCCACTAAACCACTCAATTTTCACCTTTTCTTGTTTTGGAAAATATTTTTTGTAGATGGAAGTCCATTTTTCTTTATAATCGCCATTTTTACCTTCAACACGAGTTGGTGTTTTCATGTCTGTTAAAAACAATTGATTATCAATAATCTCAAAATAACCAACATATCCACGCCAAAGAGCTGTTGAAACCATTGTTGGTCTATTTTTAGGATTTGCATCAAAATATGGTTCTAAAGGATTTGAATTTAAGTTATATTCTTTCCCATTGTAGATAATTTTATCGGGATATTGTGCGGTAACTATATTGTTAGCTTTTACAATACCAATTGTTAATAAAATAAATATTAATGTTAGTTTTTCTCTCATATTGTCGGCAATGTTTTTGTGTATTGTAATTTATGATTTTTTTCATTCCAATGAATTGAAATAATATTTAAATCTGAAGTGTTCTGAACCAAATCTTAATTTAGTAATTACGTTTAATAAAGGTTTTTGTTAGAGTTTTTCTTCTCTTTATTAAATTCTTTTGTTAATGTATCTAATTCTTTTTTCTTTTCAAATTCAGACATTTTTACGATACTTTTGATTTTCTTTTTTAAAGAGTTGTATTTTTCTTTCAAGTATTCTAAATGGTCATTTTGACCAAAAGAATGTAGTTGTAGTTTTTCCATAATTTTTATGTTGATTCACAACAAATAGTAACGGTTTGTATAAAGTTCGTTGTGTTTTATTTAGTTAAAAATAAATAAATTATTATTGATTAGAAATTCTGCGAAGTAGGCAATTTGCTAGCAATAAAATTTATATTTCATTATACTTCTTCTTATAATGAACCTTTATTTATAAATCGTCTAGCTTAAGTCGTTAAAAACCTATAAATCATATTCACCATATTTTATTTTTTCAGTTCCATATGTAAAGTAGGGTAAGGCTTTCCTGAAGAATCTAATTCAGAACGTTTAATTGTTTTAAAACCAAATTTTTTATAAAATCCAACTGCTTGTTCATTCTGTTCATTTACGTCAACTTTTGTAACATCTAAATTATCAATTGAATAGTTTAATAATTTTTTACCAATTCCTTTTCCTCTGTATTTAGGATCGATAAATAACATTTCTAAATTCTGTTCTGCAACTCCAATAAAACCAATAATTTTATTTTCATTATTCCTTATGCATCTTAGTACTACAGCATCTAAGTATGTATTTAAAATAAGAGGCTTAAAATATTCAATATCTTCTTCTTTTAAAAAATGGTGAGTTGCTCTAACTGA
This genomic stretch from Tenacibaculum jejuense harbors:
- a CDS encoding YitT family protein, with translation MDKNITKHVIIDFIQIGFAIIIASIGLKAFLLPNGFLDGGVTGIAILLSELFHIDISILLPIVSIPFFILGYFTITKRILLKSIICIICLSLAIHFENFSTITDDKLIIATFGGVFLGVGIGLAIRAGAVLDASELLGLYINEKIGLSIGQVILLFNIVLFAITAILLTPEIAMYSVLTYFITSKAIDFTIQGFENYVGLMIVSKKSELIEHEFLKNIGLGITVYQGVKGYGKSGVIENNQIIHVVVNRINARRISRIIEQIDEDAFITEFDVNNVKGGKLKKFLNKENTPSN
- a CDS encoding serine hydrolase domain-containing protein, which translates into the protein MKQTIENHEIPGLAVAIIQDNKTLYKNYFGSSTIEKKEPIKSSSIFPLYSTTKLITSVAIFQLIEQEKLNLNDTISKYLKNLPEQWNSIQIKHLLSHSSGIPDYVKYSSDLSNEEMIKRLAEDEMEFAKGNEYRYNQTNFWLLAQIIEKITDKTYEDFVIKNQFNSNANSLIFSSNTSEVFPNKVPVYSYNRKKKKFEIPTFINGKRAHAANGINITLENIVTWNLQLDANKLLKPNTKSLMWSPFNFTNGTDNFLSGWSITHVNDIPSYGFSGGNVSAIRKFPNQNTTIILLTNGYKIPAYDIIINDLARITIPELKSKNYALEENVVELIGNKKYKQALDTFKKLKTENAKLNFFNLKMAVNTSGNIALNNNDFINAMEAFKINSKIYPEWWVSYAGMAESYENLNEKSNAVLNYEKAILLNKSYTNYNTFMKSRVTEIKNN
- a CDS encoding GNAT family N-acetyltransferase, which translates into the protein MEYFKPLILNTYLDAVVLRCIRNNENKIIGFIGVAEQNLEMLFIDPKYRGKGIGKKLLNYSIDNLDVTKVDVNEQNEQAVGFYKKFGFKTIKRSELDSSGKPYPTLHMELKK